Proteins from a single region of Streptomyces sp. Tu 3180:
- a CDS encoding amino acid ABC transporter permease codes for MTDTQTPLQPRKKGLTRRQKRGLSRGVQYAVFVAAVIAFAVAADWDRLQNQFAQTDIARQMFPDVITLALKNTVLYTVTGFAVGLALGMVIALMRLSSVGPYRWLAGLYIEIFRGLPALLIFIFIGVAVPLAFPGTEIVGGTYGKVALALGLVAAAYMAETIRAGIQAVPKGQMEAARSLGFSPARAMVSIIIPQAFRIILPPLTNELVLLFKDSSLVLFLGVTLEERELSKYGRDLASTTANSTPILVAGLCYLLITVPLGFVVRRMEAKAQEAVK; via the coding sequence ATGACCGACACGCAGACACCGCTCCAGCCCAGGAAGAAGGGCCTGACCCGGCGTCAGAAGCGCGGCCTGTCGCGCGGCGTCCAGTACGCCGTCTTCGTCGCGGCCGTGATCGCCTTCGCGGTCGCGGCCGACTGGGACCGGCTGCAGAACCAGTTCGCGCAGACGGACATCGCGCGGCAGATGTTCCCGGACGTCATCACGCTGGCGCTGAAGAACACCGTCCTGTACACGGTGACCGGCTTCGCCGTCGGGCTCGCGCTCGGCATGGTGATCGCGCTGATGCGGCTGTCGTCCGTCGGCCCGTACCGCTGGCTGGCCGGCCTCTACATCGAGATCTTCCGCGGCCTGCCCGCCCTGCTGATCTTCATCTTCATCGGCGTCGCGGTGCCGCTCGCCTTCCCCGGCACGGAGATCGTCGGCGGCACCTACGGCAAGGTCGCCCTCGCCCTCGGCCTGGTGGCCGCCGCGTACATGGCGGAGACGATCCGGGCCGGCATCCAGGCCGTGCCCAAGGGGCAGATGGAGGCGGCCCGTTCGCTGGGCTTCTCGCCCGCCCGGGCCATGGTCTCCATCATCATTCCGCAGGCCTTCCGCATCATCCTCCCGCCGCTGACCAACGAACTCGTCCTGCTCTTCAAGGACTCCTCGCTGGTGCTGTTCCTCGGCGTCACCCTGGAGGAGCGCGAACTGTCCAAGTACGGCCGGGACCTGGCCAGCACCACCGCCAACTCCACGCCCATCCTGGTCGCCGGCCTGTGCTACCTGCTGATCACCGTTCCGCTCGGCTTCGTGGTGCGCCGCATGGAGGCCAAGGCCCAGGAGGCCGTGAAATGA
- a CDS encoding transporter substrate-binding domain-containing protein gives MKTLLGRRTRILAATTATAGLVLLTACTSSDDGGSGAGTAAGGVELVKAGQLTTCTHLPYPPFQSEIDGKVQGFDVALIDLVAEDLGVKQEILDTPFENFKTGAFLNSGECDLAAAGMTITEERKKNVDFSDPYFNATQAVLVDKKSGVTSLADVKSEKVALGAQAQTTGEDYVKKQGFDPVSFESSDAVLNGLRTGQVKAVVIDYPVVQGWLKDKANAGAFEVVDNLETGEQYGFTVKKGNTELREAVNKALSDAKADGTYKKLYEQWIGPYDESAASPAAS, from the coding sequence GTGAAGACGCTCCTCGGCCGCCGGACCCGCATACTGGCCGCCACCACCGCGACGGCCGGGCTGGTCCTCCTGACCGCCTGCACCTCCAGCGACGACGGGGGCAGCGGTGCCGGGACCGCCGCCGGCGGTGTCGAGCTCGTCAAGGCGGGGCAGCTCACCACCTGCACCCACCTGCCCTACCCGCCCTTCCAGTCGGAGATCGACGGCAAGGTGCAGGGCTTCGACGTGGCGCTGATCGACCTGGTGGCCGAGGACCTGGGCGTGAAGCAGGAGATCCTCGACACGCCGTTCGAGAACTTCAAGACCGGCGCCTTCCTCAACTCCGGCGAGTGCGACCTGGCCGCGGCCGGCATGACCATCACCGAGGAGCGGAAGAAGAACGTCGACTTCTCCGACCCGTACTTCAACGCCACCCAGGCCGTCCTCGTCGACAAGAAGAGCGGCGTCACCTCGCTCGCCGACGTCAAGTCCGAGAAGGTCGCGCTCGGCGCCCAGGCGCAGACCACCGGCGAGGACTACGTCAAGAAGCAGGGCTTCGACCCGGTCTCCTTCGAGTCCTCCGACGCCGTCCTCAACGGCCTGCGCACCGGCCAGGTCAAGGCCGTCGTCATCGACTACCCCGTGGTCCAGGGCTGGCTGAAGGACAAGGCCAACGCCGGCGCCTTCGAGGTCGTCGACAACCTGGAGACCGGCGAGCAGTACGGCTTCACGGTGAAAAAGGGCAACACCGAGCTGCGCGAGGCCGTCAACAAGGCGCTCTCGGACGCCAAGGCCGACGGCACGTACAAGAAGCTGTACGAGCAGTGGATCGGCCCCTACGACGAGTCCGCCGCCTCGCCGGCCGCGTCCTGA